The stretch of DNA GTTAATTATTATCTTTCTGGATTACATTCTTATGCTAAAGGAGATCCTGTATCAATACCTTACTGGATATATTATAGTATATTTATATTTATAATCGTTTCTATTTTAGCATACTATTCCAGAAATAAGAATAATATAACAACCTAAATTATTATAATGTAAAAATAAAAAAATAAATGGTGAATTTTGATTTATCATTTTTTAATGAAAAAAAAAAAAAACGTTTAAAAAAAGAAAAAAGTAATTTATTTAAAGATGCTTTTGGTAATTTTCATATAATAAAACGTTTTTTAATTTTTACTCTTGGATGCATTTCTTATAATTCTTATAATAAAGGAAAATTACAATTAAAAGGAACAGAATATATTAAAAATCTTCCTGATAAAAAAGTTCTTTTTGTATCTAATCATCAAACTTATTTTGCTGATGTTTTTGCTATGTTTCATGTTTTTTGTAGTGTAAAAAATGGATTTATAAATACTATTGAAAATCCAATTTATCTTCTAAACCCAAAAGTTAATATATATTATGTAGCAGCTAAAGAAACAATGAATCAAGGAATTTTAACAAAATTATTTACTTATTCTGGAGGAATTACTATAAAAAGAACATGGAAAGAAGGGGATCAAATAATAAATCGTTCTGTAAATAGATCTGATATAACTAGAATGGGGGTAGCTCTTAATGATGGATGGTTAATTACTTTTCCTCAGGGAACTACTCAAGCTTTTTCTCCAGGAAGGAGAGGAATTGTTCATGTTATAAGGAAATATCATCCTATTGTTGTTCCTATTGTTATAGATGGATTTAAAAAGGCTTACGGTAAAAAAGGAATTAAAGTTGTAAAAAAAGAAATTTTACAAAAGATGATCTTCAAAAAACCTATAAAAATAGATCTTAAAAAAGATTCTACTAAATCTATTATGGAAAAAATAATGGATGCTATAGAACAATCTCCTAAATATTACAATAATAAATAATAATATTATTATGAAATATAAATCTGTGAAAGATACTTTTTTAAAATTCTTTCAGAAAAAAGATCATAAAGTTTTTTCTTCCTTTCCTCTTTATTTAAAGAATGATCCATCTCTTTTTTTTATCAATGCAGGAATGAATCCTTTTAAAGATTATTTTTTAGGACATAAAAATCCATTGCATACAAGAATAACAAACGCACAAAAATGTCTTAGAATTACTGGGAAACATGATGATTTGGAAAATGTTGGATATGATAATTATCATCATACTATGTTTGAAATGTTAGGAAATTGGTCTTTTGGAGATTATTCTAGAAGGGAAGCAATAGAATGGGCTTGGGAACTGTTAACAAAAATATATAATATTCCAAAAGATAATATATATGTATCTGTATTCATTGGAGATAAAAAAGATGAACTATTAATGGACAATGAAACTTTTATTTTTTGGAAAAATCTGATAAACAAAGATAATATTCTTTTTTTTGGAAAAAAAGAAAATTTTTGGGAAATGGGAGATATTGGTCCATGTGGTCCATGTTCTGAAATTCATATAGATCTACGAAATAGAAAAGAAAAAGAAATATTATCTGGAAAATATCTTATTAATAAAAATCATCCAAAAGTAATAGAAATCTGGAATCTTGTTTTTATAGAATTTTTGAGAAAATCTAATGGAAAATTAGAAAAGTTATCTAAAAATCATATAGATACAGGAATGGGAGTAGAAAGATTATGTATGATTCTTCAAGAAAAATTTTCTACTTATGAAACCGATATATTTTATCCTATAATTAAGGATATAAAAGAGTCTCTAGGAAAAATTTATAAAAATGAATTTTATCAAAATGTATCTATACGTATAGTAGCAGATCATTTAAGAGCTATCGCATTCTCTATATGTGATGGAAAAATTCCATCAAATAATGGAGCAGGTTATGTTATAAGAAAAATTTTAAGGAGAGCTATTTTTCATGTAAATCTATTTTTATTAAAAAAAGAACCATTTATTTTCCAATTTGTCTCTTCTCTAGTAAGAGAAATGAAAAATTATTTTCCAGAATTAAAACATAACAATGAATATATACAACACGTAATAAAAGAGGAAGAATTGTCTTTTCTAAAAGTATTAAATGATGGAAATAAAAAAATACAACACATAATTAACGAAACTAAAGAAAAGAATCAACGTATTATTAGTGGAGAAGTTATTTTTAAATTATATGATACTTATGGATTCCCCATGAATTTATCTAAAATAATTACAGAAAAACATCAGTTAAAAATTGATGAAAAATCATTTCAAAAAAAGTTATTGGAACAAAAAAAAAGGTCTAAAGAAAAAAGTAATACAATCATTAAGGAAGATTGGATAGATTTAACAAAAAAATATACAGATCCATTAGTTGACCAATTAGATCATGGTTTTGTAGGATATATTTATACAGAATTTGATAATACTATTATTACAAAATATAGAAAAGTAAAAAACACATTTACTAAAAATCATTATTATGAATTAGTTTTTTCTAAAACTCCTTTTTACCCTGAAGGTGGTGGACAAATAGGAGATACTGGTTATATAATAAATGTAAATGAGAAAGTAAATATTTTTAATACTAAGAAAGAAAATAATACTATAATACATTATAGTAATAAATTACCTTTAAATATTACTTTTACATTTAAAGCAGTAGTAGATAAAGATAGAAGAAAAAGTATTGAGAAAAATCATACTTCTACTCATTTATTACATTTTGCTTTAAAAAAAATCTTAGGAAATCATATTCAACAAAAAGGATCTTATATAGGAAATGATTATCTCCGTTTTGATTTTTCACATTACAAAAAAATAACTTCTGAAGAATTATTAAAAATAGATCAATTAGTTCAAGAATTAATTTTTTCTGATTTTTCTTTAGAAGAAAAAAAATTTTCCTCTTTTCAAGAAGCAATAAAAGTAGCTTCTTATAATGAAGCATTTGATTATCAAAATAAAGAAGAAATACGTGTAATTACTTTTAAAAATTCTTCGGAATTATGTGTTGGAACACATGTGAAAAATACTCGTTCCATTGAAGTTTTTCAAATAGTATCAGAATCTTCTATATCACATGGAATACGAAGAATTAAGGCTATAACTTCAAAAAAAGCTATAGAATATTTAAAAAATATTCAAAATAAATGTGAATCATTAAAAATTATTATAAAATACCCTAATTCTATTACTGATAGTTATAATTATATATTAGATATTAATAAAAAACTAAAAAAAGAAAAATTAAAAATAGAACATCAACAAATAGAACTTCTTAAAAAAATTTATTTATCAAATAGTATTCAATTATCATTTCCATTTACTAATATAAAACATGTATGTGATATAAACACATTAGGAAAAGAAATATTAGATATAAATATTATAAAAAAAACTCTTTTAAATATAAGAATTGAAATTAAAAATATCTTTTTTATTATAGGATTTATTAAAGATGAAAAACCTATTATATTTATATCTATTTCAAATGATGTTGTAAAAAACAATCATGTCCACGCTGATAAAATTATATATGAAGTATCAAAAAATATGAGTGGTAAGCATTGGGGAACTCATTTTTTTTCTACATTCATAGGAACGAAAAAAGATGAATTAATATTAATTAAAAAAAATATAGAAAAATACATCAAAAAATTATTAATAAATAATCAATAATCTTCAATAGATATTTAAAATGCTTAAATTTGAAGTAAAAAACAGTCTATGAATGATAGATATTCTTTTCTAAATACCATCCATTTTAAAGAAATAGAGGCTCTTTATAAAAAATATAAAGATAATCCCAATTTGTTGGAACCTAGTTGGAGTGCTTTTTTTCATGGATTTGATTTTGGGGAAGAAAATTATGAAAAAACATCAGTTAATCATAAAAATTTATGTGAAAAAAATAATAATGATAATCATCAATCACATAAATCAATTTATAATCTTAAAAAAGAATTTTCTGTATTTAATTTAATTAATGCATACAGAAAAAAAGGTCATTATTTCGCAAATACAAATCCTTTATTCATAGAAGATAGGAATAAAAAAAAATTTATATCTTCTCTAGATTTAGAAAATTTCAATTTATCTAAAAAAGATCTCGATACTTTATTTGAAGCTGGTAAATTTATAGGAATAGGAAAAACTTCATTAAGAAATATAATTAGTTACTTAAAGAACATTTATTGCAATTTTATAGGAATAGAATATGATTATATTACTGATTCTGAAAAAATTAAATGGATTGAAAATTGGTTTTATAAATACCCCTCAGTTTTATCATCAGTTGATAAAATATTTTTTTTAAAAAAATTAAACGAAGCTTCAGCTTTTGAAAATTTTGTTCACACAAAATTTATAGGACAAAAAAGATTTTCTATAGAAGGAAATGAATCTTTATTACTTGCTTTAGAAGAAATTGTAGAACATTCTTCTAAAAAATATCATACAGAAAACTTAATGATAGGAATGTCACATAGAGGACGTTTAAATATTCTTTCTAATTTTTTTCAGAAAAATTATTCTCATATATTTAGTGAATTTCAAGTAAAAGAGTATAAGGATAAAAATTTTTCCGGTGATGTTAAATATCATTTAGGTTTTTATAAAATAAAAAAAACCAGAAATGGAAAATACGTTAAAATATATTTAATCCCTAACCCTTCTCATTTAGAATCTGTAAATCCTGTTGTAGAGGGAATAACACGTGCTAAAATAGATTTTAATTATGAAAAAAATACTAATTCTAATAAAATTATTCCTATTCTTATTCACGGAGATGCTGCTTTATCAGGACAAGGGATAGTATATGAAGTAATACAATTGTCTAAACTAAAAGGATATAAAACAGGAGGAACAATTCATATTGTTATTAATAATCAAATAGGATTCACTACAAATTGTGAAGAAGCTCGTTCCAGTATTTATTGTACTGACATAGCAAAAATGATATTTTCTCCAGTTTTACATGTTAATTCAGATGATATAGAATCTGTAATAAAATCTATTCATTTTGCTATAGATTTTAGAATGCATTATAATAAAGATATATTTATTGATTTAATAGGATATAGAAAATATGGACATAATGAAGGAGATGAGCCTAGATTTACTCAACCTTATTTATATAATGAAATTATAAAACACTCTGAATCTTCTTATAAAAAGTATAAAAATAAACTAGAAAATGAAGGAATTGTCAATAAAAATGATATAATGAAAATTGAAAAAGAATACCAAAATATTCTTTATAACAGTTATAATAAATCAAATGATATAAAATATAACGAATTAAGTTCTTTTTTAGAAGAAGAATGGAAATATCACCCTATAGAATTTAGATATGAAGAAATTATAAAAAAAGTTAATACAAAATTTCCAATTGATAAAATCAAAGAAATATCTAAAATTATTTTTTCTTTACCTAAAGATAAAAAGTTCTTTAAGAAAATAAAATCAATTTTTAAGTATAGATTAGAAATGATTGAAAAGAATTTAGTAGACTGGAGTATGGCAGAAATATTAGCTTATGGAACATTATTATATGAAGGTGTTAATATACGTTTATCAGGAGAAGATGTAGCAAGAGGAACGTTTTCACAACGTCATGTCGTTGTCAAAACAGAAGATGAAGAGGAAATTATTCTTCTCAACCAAATTTGTGTTAATCAAGGAAAAATAGATGTGTATAATTCTCCTTTATCTGAATATGGAGTTTTAGGGTTTGATTATGGATATGCAATGTTTTCTCCTCATTATTTAACTTTGTGGGAAGCTCAATTTGGAGATTTTGGAAATGGAGCACAAATTATAATAGATCAATATATTTCTTCTGGAGAAGATAAATGGAAAATTAGAAATGGCATCGTATTATTACTACCTCATGGCTATGAAGGACAAGGTCCAGAACATTCTTCTGCAAGAATAGAAAGATACTTACAGCTTTGTGCAAAGAATAATTTATTTGTTGTAAATTGTACAACTCCAGCAAATTTTTATCATTTATTAAGAAGACAAATGAAGTTAAAATTTCGTAAACCTCTTATAATTTTTACCCCTAAAAGTTTACTAAGGAATACAAAATGTCTATCATCAATAGATGAACTTTCTTACAGTTCATTTGAGGAGATATTAGATATTCCATTTTATGATAGAGATAAAATAACCAGAATAATTTTTTGTTCTGGAAAGATATATTATGATTTACTAGATAGAAAAGAAAAAATAAAAGATGAAAAAACTGCATTAATTCGTATAGAACAAATATATCCATTGAGAACTGATAAAATTAAAAATATATTAGAAAAATATAAAAATAAGAAAGAAATTTTATGGGTTCAAGAAGAACCAGAAAATATGGGATTATGGAATTTTATCTTAAGAAAGATGAATCATATTACTCCATTAAATTTAATTTCTCCATGTGAAAGCCCTAGTCCATCCACAGGATCTTATTCAAATTTTTTAAAAATTCAAAATGAAATACTAGAAAAATCTTTTAACTAATAAATTTTATATACTATGATAACAAAGGTAAAAGTCCCTTCTCCTGGAGAATCTATTACGGAAGTAGAAGTAAGTTCTTGGTTTGTTAAAAACGGAGACTACGTCCAAAAAGGACAAATAATAGCAGAAATAGATTCAGATAAAGCTACTTTAGAAATTTCTTCGGAAGAGAATGGAGTAATAACCTTAATGGTAGAAAAAGGAGATAAAATAAAAGTAGGAGAGGTATTATGTGTAATAGATAATTCTGAAAAAAATACTCAAGAAATTAAAAAAAATAGAATAAAAAATAACTTAAATAAAAAAGAAAAACTTAATGAACATGAAAAATATGATGAAAAAAACATATCTCCAGCTTCAAAAAAAATTGTAAAAGAAAAAAATATACCTTTAGAATCTATTAAAGGAACTGGAAAACATGGGATGATAACAAAATCTGATTGCATTTCATATCTAAATAAAATGGAACACATTCCAAAATATTCAGAAGATTCTTATTTTATAAATAGAGATATAACTCCACCTATGTATCGGTCAAAAACAATAAAAAAATTATCCTCCCTAAGGAGAAAGATTTCGGAAAGATTAGTTATATCAAAAAATAAAACAGCTACACTTACTACATTCAATGAAGTAAATATGCAAGAAATTTTTATAATAAGAAAAAAATATAAAGATCTTTTTAAGAAAAAACATGGTGTAAATTTAGGGTTTATGTCTTTTTTCACTATTTCTTGTATTAGAGCTTTAAAATTATATCCTGATATAAATGCTATGATCAATGAAGAAGAAAAAATTAATTTTAACTATTGTGATATTAGTATTGCTATATCCGGTCCCAAAGGATTAATGGTTCCCGTAATAAGAAATGCAGAAAATTTATCATTTAGAGGAATAGAACAAGAAATTTCACGATTATCTTATCGTGTTCGTAATGGAACTATTTCTATAGATGAAATGACAGGAGGAACTTTTACTATTACTAATGGAGGTGTTTTTGGATCTATGCTATCTACACCAATTATAAATCCACCACAAAGTGCTATTTTAGGAATGCATAAAATAGTGAAAAGACCTATAGTAGATGATAATGACTCTATTAAAATTCATCCTATTATGTACTTAGCTTTATCTTATGATCATAGAATAATTGATGGAAAAGAATCAGTTGGATTTTTAGTTTCAGTTAAAGAAGCTATAGAGAATCCTATAGAATTTTTAATGAAAGGAAATGAAAATAATATACCAGATATATTAGAACTATAAAAATTTATTCCTTATGTAAGGATTTTGTTTATTTCTATTTCCAATATTCATTTTTTTCATTTGTATTTTTATTATTTGAATTTGATCATGTAATAATCCAATTATATCTGTTTTTTTTGCCTCTAATAAAAATATTTCTGCTTTTTTTTTATCACCTCTAGACAAAGAAGCTATAGCCAAATTTAATTTGGCTATAGCTATATTTTGCTTAAATTTTAATCCATGAGCTAAAGCCTTTTTCATATAATTTTCTGATTGAAAAATATTTTCTTCTGAATATAGAATTCCGTTCAAAAAATAGAAATAAGATAGCTGATTTTTAGTTAGTTGTAGTTCTGGATTACTAATATATGATAGATATTTCTTTAATCCTTTCATATCTTTTTTTCTTATTTTAAAGAAAGCTAATAATAAAAATTCATTTCTAAAAATGAAAAATATAGGAATAAGACCTATCAAAAATATAATAGATCCAAATAAATAATTTTTTTTAATAAAAAGAAAAATAAATAATAAAAATATTGGTATAGATAAAATTAATTTTGTATTCTTTTTCATAAAATATTTTTTTCTTTTATCCAATTAATAAGATCTTTATAATTAGAATTACATAAATAATGTCCTGAATTATATTCTTTAAAAAAGAAAGAAAATATTCCTTTATCTTTTAGAAAATTTAAACTTTTTTTTACCCAACTTATAGGAATAATAGTATCATATATACCATGAGAAATAAAAAAATCCAAATTTTTATTTAAAACTTTATTTTCTTTTAGAATTTTATTTTCTAAATAACCACTTAATATGATCACTTTTTTTATATTTAAATTATTTAATCCTATAGCATAACTCAATATAGAACCCTGGCTAAAACCACATAACCAAATATCATTATTATTTAATTCATATTTATTGATAACCTCACTTATAAAAAAATTTATTTTTTTAATAGTTTTTTTAGCTTGCAAAACATGAACAAATTTTTCTTCATTAGAAAAATCTATGTCGTACCAGAAGTATTTATCTTCATTAAGAATGTAGATCCCTTGTATGCTTATTACACAAAAATTTTCTGGAATATCCTTTGCTAAAGCAAATAAATCTTTTTCATTACTTCCATAACCATGGATCATCAAAAATAGAGATCTCTTGGAGCTATTGTTATTTTCTTTTACAAGAATTTTATTGTTACTTTTTATTGGTTTTCTTATAATGTATCTAAGAGATAGTCTATCATTTAAAAACATGATAATTTATTTTTTTAGTATTAATCCATTTTTTATTTCCATTTTTTCATCTGCCATATTTGCTAACACAATATTGTGAGTAACAATTAAAAAAGTTTTTTTTAATTCCTTATTAAGAAAAAAGAATAATTGATGTAAATTATCTGCATTTTTTTTATCTAAATTCCCAGAAGGTTCATCTGCAAAAATAATTTTTGGATCATTAATTAATGCCCTTGCTACAGATAATCTTTGTTTTTCTCCACCAGATAATTCATCAATTTTTGAGTCAATATGTTTTTGAATATTTAGTTTTATTAATAAATTTTCTGCTATATTTTCTATATATGCTTTATTTTTTTTATTGTTTATCAATCCTGGTAGACTTATATTTTCCAATACGGTAAACTCAGGTAAAAATTTCGGATCTTGAAAAATGAAACCTATCTCTTTATTTCTTACATAAGAAAGATCTTTATCAGAAATAGATAAAACTTCTTTTCCGTTTATTTTCAAGGTAGTTTCTATATTTTTTTTTTAGTAGGTTTGTCTAATGTTCCTAATATATGTAAAAGAGTACTTTTTCCAGATCCAGATTCTCCTAAAATGCATACTATATGGCCTTTTTTTACTGAAATAGTAATCCCTTTCAATATATCTTTTTTCTCAAAAGATTTATAAATATTTTTAGCTTGAATCATTTTCATACAAATTTTAAAAATCTACTGATAAATAATTTATAAAAAAATTTAAAGAGAATATATAGAAAATTAATTTTATTTTATTTTAATTTAAATTTACTTTAAAATAAAATAAAATAAAATTAATTTAAATGAATTTGCATGAATATCAAGGTAGAGAAATACTAAACTCTTTTTCAATAGAAAC from Blattabacterium cuenoti encodes:
- a CDS encoding lysophospholipid acyltransferase family protein — translated: MVNFDLSFFNEKKKKRLKKEKSNLFKDAFGNFHIIKRFLIFTLGCISYNSYNKGKLQLKGTEYIKNLPDKKVLFVSNHQTYFADVFAMFHVFCSVKNGFINTIENPIYLLNPKVNIYYVAAKETMNQGILTKLFTYSGGITIKRTWKEGDQIINRSVNRSDITRMGVALNDGWLITFPQGTTQAFSPGRRGIVHVIRKYHPIVVPIVIDGFKKAYGKKGIKVVKKEILQKMIFKKPIKIDLKKDSTKSIMEKIMDAIEQSPKYYNNK
- the alaS gene encoding alanine--tRNA ligase — its product is MKYKSVKDTFLKFFQKKDHKVFSSFPLYLKNDPSLFFINAGMNPFKDYFLGHKNPLHTRITNAQKCLRITGKHDDLENVGYDNYHHTMFEMLGNWSFGDYSRREAIEWAWELLTKIYNIPKDNIYVSVFIGDKKDELLMDNETFIFWKNLINKDNILFFGKKENFWEMGDIGPCGPCSEIHIDLRNRKEKEILSGKYLINKNHPKVIEIWNLVFIEFLRKSNGKLEKLSKNHIDTGMGVERLCMILQEKFSTYETDIFYPIIKDIKESLGKIYKNEFYQNVSIRIVADHLRAIAFSICDGKIPSNNGAGYVIRKILRRAIFHVNLFLLKKEPFIFQFVSSLVREMKNYFPELKHNNEYIQHVIKEEELSFLKVLNDGNKKIQHIINETKEKNQRIISGEVIFKLYDTYGFPMNLSKIITEKHQLKIDEKSFQKKLLEQKKRSKEKSNTIIKEDWIDLTKKYTDPLVDQLDHGFVGYIYTEFDNTIITKYRKVKNTFTKNHYYELVFSKTPFYPEGGGQIGDTGYIINVNEKVNIFNTKKENNTIIHYSNKLPLNITFTFKAVVDKDRRKSIEKNHTSTHLLHFALKKILGNHIQQKGSYIGNDYLRFDFSHYKKITSEELLKIDQLVQELIFSDFSLEEKKFSSFQEAIKVASYNEAFDYQNKEEIRVITFKNSSELCVGTHVKNTRSIEVFQIVSESSISHGIRRIKAITSKKAIEYLKNIQNKCESLKIIIKYPNSITDSYNYILDINKKLKKEKLKIEHQQIELLKKIYLSNSIQLSFPFTNIKHVCDINTLGKEILDINIIKKTLLNIRIEIKNIFFIIGFIKDEKPIIFISISNDVVKNNHVHADKIIYEVSKNMSGKHWGTHFFSTFIGTKKDELILIKKNIEKYIKKLLINNQ
- a CDS encoding 2-oxoglutarate dehydrogenase E1 component; this encodes MNDRYSFLNTIHFKEIEALYKKYKDNPNLLEPSWSAFFHGFDFGEENYEKTSVNHKNLCEKNNNDNHQSHKSIYNLKKEFSVFNLINAYRKKGHYFANTNPLFIEDRNKKKFISSLDLENFNLSKKDLDTLFEAGKFIGIGKTSLRNIISYLKNIYCNFIGIEYDYITDSEKIKWIENWFYKYPSVLSSVDKIFFLKKLNEASAFENFVHTKFIGQKRFSIEGNESLLLALEEIVEHSSKKYHTENLMIGMSHRGRLNILSNFFQKNYSHIFSEFQVKEYKDKNFSGDVKYHLGFYKIKKTRNGKYVKIYLIPNPSHLESVNPVVEGITRAKIDFNYEKNTNSNKIIPILIHGDAALSGQGIVYEVIQLSKLKGYKTGGTIHIVINNQIGFTTNCEEARSSIYCTDIAKMIFSPVLHVNSDDIESVIKSIHFAIDFRMHYNKDIFIDLIGYRKYGHNEGDEPRFTQPYLYNEIIKHSESSYKKYKNKLENEGIVNKNDIMKIEKEYQNILYNSYNKSNDIKYNELSSFLEEEWKYHPIEFRYEEIIKKVNTKFPIDKIKEISKIIFSLPKDKKFFKKIKSIFKYRLEMIEKNLVDWSMAEILAYGTLLYEGVNIRLSGEDVARGTFSQRHVVVKTEDEEEIILLNQICVNQGKIDVYNSPLSEYGVLGFDYGYAMFSPHYLTLWEAQFGDFGNGAQIIIDQYISSGEDKWKIRNGIVLLLPHGYEGQGPEHSSARIERYLQLCAKNNLFVVNCTTPANFYHLLRRQMKLKFRKPLIIFTPKSLLRNTKCLSSIDELSYSSFEEILDIPFYDRDKITRIIFCSGKIYYDLLDRKEKIKDEKTALIRIEQIYPLRTDKIKNILEKYKNKKEILWVQEEPENMGLWNFILRKMNHITPLNLISPCESPSPSTGSYSNFLKIQNEILEKSFN
- the odhB gene encoding 2-oxoglutarate dehydrogenase complex dihydrolipoyllysine-residue succinyltransferase, with the protein product MITKVKVPSPGESITEVEVSSWFVKNGDYVQKGQIIAEIDSDKATLEISSEENGVITLMVEKGDKIKVGEVLCVIDNSEKNTQEIKKNRIKNNLNKKEKLNEHEKYDEKNISPASKKIVKEKNIPLESIKGTGKHGMITKSDCISYLNKMEHIPKYSEDSYFINRDITPPMYRSKTIKKLSSLRRKISERLVISKNKTATLTTFNEVNMQEIFIIRKKYKDLFKKKHGVNLGFMSFFTISCIRALKLYPDINAMINEEEKINFNYCDISIAISGPKGLMVPVIRNAENLSFRGIEQEISRLSYRVRNGTISIDEMTGGTFTITNGGVFGSMLSTPIINPPQSAILGMHKIVKRPIVDDNDSIKIHPIMYLALSYDHRIIDGKESVGFLVSVKEAIENPIEFLMKGNENNIPDILEL
- a CDS encoding alpha/beta hydrolase, whose protein sequence is MFLNDRLSLRYIIRKPIKSNNKILVKENNNSSKRSLFLMIHGYGSNEKDLFALAKDIPENFCVISIQGIYILNEDKYFWYDIDFSNEEKFVHVLQAKKTIKKINFFISEVINKYELNNNDIWLCGFSQGSILSYAIGLNNLNIKKVIILSGYLENKILKENKVLNKNLDFFISHGIYDTIIPISWVKKSLNFLKDKGIFSFFFKEYNSGHYLCNSNYKDLINWIKEKNIL